A stretch of the Candidatus Hydrogenedentota bacterium genome encodes the following:
- the rplX gene encoding 50S ribosomal protein L24 yields MNIRKNDTVLVITGKYKGRRGRVLRVFPKESRLLVEGVNMIKRHTRPTNRQQQGGIVEREGPIHMSNVMPWCEAAGAPSKIVMKRLEDGTRVRVYKINGETLND; encoded by the coding sequence ATGAATATACGAAAGAACGACACGGTATTGGTAATCACCGGCAAATACAAGGGCCGGCGGGGCCGGGTGTTGCGCGTGTTTCCCAAGGAATCGCGCCTCCTGGTCGAAGGCGTCAACATGATCAAGCGCCACACGCGCCCGACCAACCGCCAGCAGCAGGGCGGCATCGTCGAGCGCGAAGGACCGATTCACATGTCCAATGTGATGCCGTGGTGCGAGGCGGCCGGCGCCCCGTCCAAGATTGTCATGAAACGGCTTGAAGATGGCACGCGCGTGCGGGTGTACAAGATCAACGGCGAGACCCTGAACGATTGA
- the rplE gene encoding 50S ribosomal protein L5: MAARMKERYLKTIRNEMRTEFNHANLMEVPRLEKIVINMGVGDSQQEPRLLEAAVAELSQITGQKPIVTKARKSIAGFKVREGAKIACMVTLRGERMYEFMDRLFNVVIPRIRDFRGISPNSFDKAGNYTLGLREQAIFPELNIDSIAKVRGMNVTFVIAGKGSPDENRELLRKFGMPFRTSEKQN; this comes from the coding sequence GTGGCGGCAAGAATGAAAGAGCGATACCTGAAGACCATCCGGAACGAGATGCGGACGGAGTTCAACCATGCAAACCTCATGGAAGTGCCGCGCCTCGAAAAGATCGTCATTAACATGGGCGTGGGCGATTCGCAGCAGGAACCGCGCCTGCTCGAGGCGGCCGTGGCCGAATTGAGCCAGATTACGGGCCAGAAACCGATCGTGACCAAGGCCCGCAAATCCATTGCGGGGTTCAAAGTGCGCGAAGGCGCGAAGATCGCCTGCATGGTGACGTTGCGCGGCGAACGGATGTACGAGTTCATGGACCGTCTGTTCAACGTGGTGATTCCGCGAATCCGCGACTTCCGCGGCATTTCGCCGAACAGTTTTGACAAGGCGGGCAACTACACGCTCGGCCTTCGCGAGCAGGCGATTTTTCCGGAATTGAACATTGACTCGATTGCAAAAGTCCGCGGGATGAATGTGACTTTTGTGATTGCCGGAAAAGGATCGCCCGACGAGAACCGCGAATTGCTGCGGAAGTTCGGGATGCCGTTCCGGACCAGCGAAAAACAGAATTGA
- the rpsQ gene encoding 30S ribosomal protein S17 → MEGQVTDTRGLHKERVGVVTSNAMQKTITVSVTRPVEHRLYKKAIKRTKKFKAHDKNNECKVGDVVRIRETRPLSKTKRWTLVEIVKRAD, encoded by the coding sequence ATGGAAGGACAAGTGACGGATACCCGCGGACTCCACAAGGAACGCGTCGGCGTGGTAACGAGCAACGCCATGCAGAAGACCATCACGGTGTCGGTGACGCGCCCGGTCGAACATCGCCTATACAAGAAGGCGATCAAGCGGACCAAGAAGTTCAAGGCGCACGATAAAAACAACGAGTGCAAGGTCGGCGACGTGGTGCGCATTCGCGAGACCCGGCCGCTGAGCAAAACCAAGCGGTGGACGCTGGTGGAAATCGTAAAGCGCGCCGACTGA
- a CDS encoding type Z 30S ribosomal protein S14, which produces MAKTSLIMKCNRAPKFKVRAYRRCRVCGRPRSYMRKFQLCRICFRNLALEGKLPGVTKSSW; this is translated from the coding sequence GTGGCTAAGACGTCACTGATTATGAAGTGCAACAGAGCGCCGAAGTTCAAAGTGCGCGCGTATCGCCGCTGTCGGGTGTGCGGGCGCCCGCGCAGCTACATGCGGAAATTTCAGTTGTGCCGCATCTGTTTCCGCAATTTGGCCCTGGAAGGCAAACTGCCCGGCGTAACGAAGTCGAGTTGGTAG
- the rplN gene encoding 50S ribosomal protein L14 translates to MIQIYSNLEVADNSGARRIRCMQVMGGSKHRYAHLGDIITASVREALPNAAIKKGDVVKAVVVRVRKDTQRPDGTVIRFDSNAAVIINAQNEPRGTRIFGPVPRELREKGFMRIISLAPEVV, encoded by the coding sequence ATGATTCAGATTTACTCGAACCTGGAAGTCGCCGACAACTCGGGCGCCCGGCGGATTCGGTGTATGCAGGTGATGGGCGGGTCGAAACACCGCTACGCCCATCTGGGCGACATCATCACGGCAAGCGTGCGGGAAGCCCTGCCCAATGCCGCAATCAAGAAGGGCGACGTGGTCAAGGCGGTTGTCGTGCGTGTTCGCAAGGATACGCAGCGTCCCGATGGAACGGTTATCCGCTTCGACTCGAATGCGGCGGTCATCATCAACGCACAAAACGAACCGCGCGGAACGCGCATATTCGGCCCCGTGCCGCGCGAACTGCGTGAAAAAGGCTTCATGCGCATCATTTCGCTTGCGCCGGAAGTGGTTTGA